A section of the Blastocatellia bacterium genome encodes:
- a CDS encoding M28 family peptidase, which produces MRANDSLKRALTATLLAVWLAVAVAAASLPLPSREELNSITARDLKKHLSFLASDELGGRFTLSPGNRIAARYLASQLESFGYRGGARDGSYFQKVPLSYRSGDPASRVTFTAPGQTMELKLGDDFLMSPAVDASIAGDLVFVGYGISSPENKHDDYAGLDVKGKIVVLIAEDMPEALNGVTISDEEKGERAAMAHGAIGAIGILPKPMIAEWNQMKAFLGHPDQLGLPPLPTAEGKPFPSIAAGPLLINAIAKAMGKEPSYLQPSGKAAPPMAVPAHTDVKLKATVKEAPPAQNVVGILEGADPKLKDEYVVFSAHYDHLKTTDNGEVYNGADDDGSGTVSVLEIAQAFTVGPRPRRSILIIFHTGEELGLFGSEYNTDYAPVIPMAQLVADFNIDMIGRTKPDGDTDPRDRELSDKDTVYLIGSDKLSSELHRLSEATDNEMAHLKFDYRYNDEKHPERLYYRSDHYNYAKHGVPVIFYFTGLHRDYHRTTDDVDKIDFEKMEHIARMVFATGWRVANLDHRVVVDKAAARSAAR; this is translated from the coding sequence ATGAGAGCGAATGATTCATTGAAACGCGCGTTGACGGCAACGCTGCTTGCGGTGTGGCTGGCCGTCGCGGTGGCCGCGGCGAGCCTGCCGCTGCCGTCGCGCGAAGAACTGAACAGCATCACGGCCCGCGACCTGAAAAAGCATTTGAGCTTTCTTGCCTCCGATGAGCTAGGCGGGCGCTTCACGCTCAGCCCCGGCAACCGCATCGCGGCGCGCTATCTCGCCTCGCAGCTCGAATCGTTCGGTTATCGCGGCGGCGCGCGCGATGGCTCTTACTTTCAGAAGGTGCCGTTAAGCTATCGCAGCGGCGACCCGGCAAGTCGTGTCACCTTCACCGCGCCGGGGCAGACGATGGAACTGAAGCTTGGCGATGACTTCCTCATGTCGCCGGCGGTTGACGCCAGCATCGCGGGCGATCTGGTCTTTGTTGGCTATGGCATCTCGTCGCCGGAGAATAAGCATGACGATTACGCCGGCCTCGACGTCAAAGGCAAGATCGTCGTGCTGATTGCCGAAGACATGCCCGAAGCCCTCAACGGCGTGACGATCAGCGACGAAGAAAAAGGCGAGCGCGCCGCCATGGCCCATGGCGCAATTGGCGCAATCGGCATCCTGCCAAAGCCGATGATCGCCGAGTGGAACCAGATGAAAGCCTTTCTGGGTCACCCCGACCAGCTTGGCCTGCCGCCGCTGCCGACGGCCGAGGGCAAACCCTTTCCATCGATTGCCGCCGGGCCGCTGCTGATCAACGCCATCGCCAAAGCGATGGGCAAAGAGCCATCTTACTTGCAGCCGTCGGGCAAGGCGGCGCCGCCGATGGCCGTGCCGGCGCATACGGATGTCAAGCTGAAGGCCACGGTTAAAGAAGCGCCGCCGGCACAGAACGTCGTCGGCATCCTCGAAGGCGCTGACCCGAAGCTGAAAGACGAATACGTTGTCTTCAGCGCCCACTACGACCATTTAAAGACGACGGACAACGGTGAAGTCTACAACGGCGCCGACGATGACGGCTCAGGCACGGTCTCGGTCTTAGAGATTGCTCAAGCGTTCACCGTTGGCCCGCGCCCGCGGCGCAGCATCCTCATCATCTTCCACACAGGTGAAGAGCTGGGGCTGTTCGGCTCGGAATATAATACGGATTACGCGCCGGTCATCCCGATGGCGCAACTGGTCGCCGACTTCAATATAGACATGATTGGTCGCACCAAACCCGACGGCGACACAGACCCGCGTGACCGCGAGCTTTCAGATAAAGACACGGTTTATTTGATCGGCTCGGACAAGTTGTCGAGTGAGCTGCACAGGCTGAGCGAGGCGACCGACAACGAGATGGCGCACCTCAAATTCGATTATCGCTACAACGACGAGAAGCACCCGGAGCGACTCTATTACCGCTCGGATCATTACAACTACGCCAAGCATGGCGTGCCGGTGATTTTTTATTTCACCGGACTGCACCGCGACTATCATCGCACGACCGACGACGTCGACAAGATTGACTTCGAGAAGATGGAGCACATCGCCCGCATGGTCTTTGCGACAGGCTGGCGCGTGGCCAATCTCGATCACCGCGTCGTCGTGGATAAAGCGGCGGCGCGCTCGGCGGCCAGATAG
- a CDS encoding FAD-dependent oxidoreductase, protein MTSDSGVRVSIWMATAEVPARPPLTENIHADICIVGAGIAGMTTAYLLAREGRAVVVLDDGRIGGGMTERTTAHLSNAIDDRYFEIERLHGEKGARLAADSHTAAIDRIEAIVAEEGIECDFERLNGYLFVPPGESKEVLERELKAAHRAGLVEVEQVARAPLDAFDTGICLRFPRQAQFHPLKYLAGLARAIERNGGRLFTQTHASRMEGGAQARVETSDGYVVTAEAIVIATNTPINDLVTIHTKQAPYTTYVIGVRVARGSVTRALYWDTLDPYHYVRVQSLDGGDGNSDDILIVGGEDHKSGQADDGDQRLARLEAWARERFPDVGEVVFRWSGQVMEPVDGVAFIGRNPGDPRNVYIATGDSGMGMTHGTIAGMLITDLIMGRDSEWATLYDPSRKTLGAALEFAKENVNVAAQYVEDYLSGGDLGTDEAVAVGEGAIIRRGLKKVAAYRDEQGVLHERSAVCPHLGCIVAWNGLEKTWDCPCHGSRYDRYGRVINGPANRDLERVED, encoded by the coding sequence ATGACAAGCGATTCTGGAGTGAGGGTTTCGATCTGGATGGCGACGGCGGAAGTGCCTGCGCGGCCTCCGCTCACCGAAAACATCCATGCGGATATCTGCATCGTCGGCGCCGGCATCGCCGGCATGACGACCGCTTACCTGTTAGCGCGCGAAGGCCGCGCCGTCGTCGTTCTCGATGATGGACGCATCGGCGGCGGCATGACTGAGCGCACCACGGCGCACCTCTCTAACGCCATTGACGACCGCTATTTCGAAATCGAGCGCCTGCATGGAGAAAAGGGGGCGCGGCTCGCCGCCGATAGTCACACGGCGGCCATTGATCGTATCGAAGCCATCGTCGCGGAGGAGGGAATCGAATGTGATTTCGAGCGGCTTAATGGCTACCTGTTTGTCCCGCCCGGCGAATCGAAAGAGGTGCTGGAACGTGAGCTGAAAGCCGCGCATCGCGCCGGGTTGGTCGAGGTCGAGCAGGTGGCGCGCGCCCCGCTTGACGCTTTCGATACCGGCATCTGCTTGCGTTTTCCACGGCAAGCGCAATTCCACCCCTTAAAGTATCTGGCCGGCCTGGCCCGCGCGATTGAGCGGAACGGCGGACGCCTGTTCACTCAAACTCATGCGAGCCGCATGGAAGGCGGCGCGCAGGCGCGAGTCGAAACCAGCGATGGCTATGTCGTCACCGCCGAAGCGATTGTTATTGCGACAAACACCCCGATCAACGATCTGGTGACGATTCACACCAAGCAGGCCCCGTATACCACTTACGTCATCGGCGTGCGCGTGGCGCGCGGCTCGGTCACACGGGCGCTCTACTGGGACACGCTCGACCCCTATCACTACGTCAGAGTGCAGAGCCTTGACGGCGGGGATGGCAATAGTGATGACATCCTCATCGTCGGCGGCGAAGACCACAAGAGCGGACAGGCGGACGATGGCGACCAGCGGCTCGCGCGACTCGAAGCCTGGGCGCGCGAACGCTTCCCTGATGTGGGAGAGGTCGTTTTTCGCTGGTCGGGTCAGGTGATGGAGCCTGTGGATGGCGTCGCCTTCATCGGCCGCAACCCCGGCGACCCGCGCAACGTCTATATCGCCACCGGCGATTCAGGCATGGGAATGACGCATGGCACGATTGCCGGCATGCTGATCACCGATCTGATTATGGGGCGGGACTCTGAGTGGGCGACGCTTTACGATCCTTCGCGCAAGACGCTCGGCGCGGCGCTTGAATTCGCTAAAGAGAATGTCAACGTCGCCGCACAGTACGTCGAGGACTATTTGAGCGGCGGCGACCTCGGCACCGACGAAGCCGTTGCCGTAGGCGAAGGCGCGATCATCCGCCGCGGCCTTAAGAAGGTCGCGGCCTACCGCGACGAGCAAGGGGTGTTACATGAGCGTTCAGCCGTGTGCCCACACCTCGGCTGCATCGTCGCTTGGAACGGCTTGGAAAAGACCTGGGATTGTCCGTGTCATGGCTCGCGCTATGACCGTTACGGGCGGGTGATCAACGGGCCGGCAAACCGCGACCTTGAGCGCGTCGAAGACTGA
- a CDS encoding outer membrane beta-barrel protein, with amino-acid sequence MRELFVIILLMTAIPAAAFGQSQGERRGWGYAFAGVGGNTGSDSGARFTAGGGGERLFYRGLGIGGEIGYLSSSNSIGDGIGIGSVNLAYHFNNAGKVAPFVTGGASAAFRGSSAAGGGNFGGGIQYWPKDHVGLRFEVRDHIFSSDSPHLFTFRVGVTFR; translated from the coding sequence ATGCGTGAGCTATTCGTCATCATTCTGCTAATGACTGCGATCCCGGCGGCGGCCTTCGGCCAGTCGCAGGGCGAGCGTCGCGGCTGGGGCTATGCCTTCGCCGGCGTCGGTGGCAACACCGGGTCCGATTCGGGAGCCCGATTTACCGCCGGCGGCGGCGGCGAGAGGCTGTTCTATCGCGGCCTCGGCATCGGCGGCGAGATCGGCTACCTTTCTTCGTCTAACAGCATCGGCGACGGCATCGGCATCGGTTCAGTGAATCTGGCCTATCACTTCAACAATGCCGGCAAGGTCGCGCCGTTTGTGACCGGCGGCGCGTCGGCGGCCTTCCGCGGCAGCTCGGCGGCGGGCGGCGGCAACTTCGGCGGCGGCATTCAATACTGGCCGAAAGATCATGTCGGCCTGCGCTTCGAAGTGCGCGACCACATCTTCTCAAGCGACAGCCCCCACCTGTTCACCTTCCGCGTCGGCGTGACGTTCCGCTAA
- the gatA gene encoding Asp-tRNA(Asn)/Glu-tRNA(Gln) amidotransferase subunit GatA, producing the protein MEIRELTIRSLKAGIAAREVSAVAVCRAALERIEKLSALNAFVTVIAEAALERAAHIDDLAQRGDTLPPLAGTVVGIKDNMVMRDVRTTAGSRILFDYKPPYTATVIERLERAGAIIVGKTNLDEFAMGSSTENSAHGAVKNPWNTDYVPGGSSGGSAVAVATGMAMAALGSDTGGSIRQPASLTGVVGMKPTYGRVSRYGLIAFGSSLDQIGPFANRVEDVAEVLNVIAGHDANDSTSANQPAADYVAALAGEVRGLRVGVPREYYGEGLNAEVRSQVEAAIEKLRALGAEIVDVSLPHTKYAVPVYYLIATAEASSNLARFDGVRYGFRAEDAATLKQMYSRTRDQGFGAEVKRRIMLGTYALSAGYYDAYYGKAQKVRSLIERDFRNAFAACDVIATPTAPTPAFKLGEKADDPLAMYLSDIFTITANLAGVPGISLPCGLSSEGLPIGVQLIGRHFDEARLLCAAYHLEHALGVHLKLQL; encoded by the coding sequence GTGGAAATCAGGGAGCTGACCATTAGATCGCTCAAAGCGGGGATCGCCGCGCGCGAAGTATCCGCCGTCGCCGTCTGCCGCGCCGCGCTTGAGCGGATCGAGAAATTATCTGCGCTCAACGCTTTTGTTACGGTGATTGCCGAGGCGGCGCTCGAACGGGCGGCGCACATTGACGATCTGGCACAAAGGGGCGACACGCTGCCGCCGCTTGCCGGGACGGTCGTTGGCATCAAAGATAACATGGTGATGCGCGACGTTCGCACCACCGCAGGCTCGCGCATCCTGTTCGACTACAAGCCGCCTTACACGGCGACCGTCATTGAGCGGCTCGAACGGGCCGGCGCGATCATCGTCGGCAAGACCAACCTCGACGAGTTTGCGATGGGCTCGTCAACCGAGAACTCGGCGCACGGCGCGGTCAAGAACCCGTGGAATACCGATTACGTTCCCGGCGGCTCGTCGGGCGGCTCGGCGGTGGCGGTGGCCACAGGCATGGCGATGGCGGCGCTCGGCTCGGATACCGGCGGCTCGATTCGCCAGCCGGCAAGTCTTACGGGCGTCGTCGGCATGAAGCCGACTTATGGGCGGGTGTCGCGCTATGGCTTGATCGCCTTCGGCTCGTCGCTCGATCAAATCGGCCCGTTCGCCAACCGCGTCGAAGACGTTGCCGAGGTGTTGAATGTGATCGCCGGCCATGACGCCAATGATTCGACTTCGGCAAATCAGCCGGCAGCGGATTACGTCGCGGCGCTTGCGGGTGAGGTGCGCGGCCTGCGCGTCGGCGTGCCGCGCGAATATTATGGCGAAGGACTGAACGCAGAGGTGCGCTCGCAGGTCGAAGCGGCAATTGAAAAACTGAGAGCGTTGGGCGCAGAGATCGTTGACGTGAGCCTGCCGCACACGAAATACGCCGTGCCGGTTTACTACCTGATCGCCACGGCGGAGGCCAGCTCGAATCTGGCGCGATTCGACGGCGTGCGCTACGGCTTTCGCGCCGAAGATGCCGCAACCCTCAAGCAGATGTACAGCCGCACGCGCGACCAGGGATTCGGCGCCGAAGTGAAGCGGCGCATCATGCTCGGCACCTATGCGCTCTCCGCCGGTTACTACGATGCCTATTATGGCAAGGCGCAAAAAGTCCGCTCGCTGATCGAGCGCGACTTCCGCAACGCCTTTGCGGCGTGCGACGTGATTGCGACGCCGACCGCGCCGACGCCGGCCTTCAAGTTGGGCGAGAAGGCCGACGACCCGCTGGCCATGTATTTGTCGGACATCTTCACGATCACCGCGAATCTGGCGGGCGTGCCGGGCATCAGCCTGCCGTGCGGTTTATCAAGCGAGGGCCTGCCCATCGGCGTGCAGTTGATCGGTCGCCACTTCGACGAAGCCCGCCTGCTATGCGCCGCGTATCACCTGGAACACGCTCTGGGAGTCCATCTCAAGCTGCAACTCTAG
- the gatC gene encoding Asp-tRNA(Asn)/Glu-tRNA(Gln) amidotransferase subunit GatC yields the protein MPITRTDVEKIAELARLDLTKDEADSFTDQLSAILGYIDQLNELDTADVSPMSHCAAAEDDTGHALRDDVVRPSLGQQAATAAAPDAEAGYFKVPKVIGQ from the coding sequence ATGCCCATCACTCGCACGGACGTTGAGAAGATCGCCGAGCTTGCACGGCTTGATCTCACTAAAGACGAAGCCGACTCGTTCACCGACCAGTTGAGCGCCATCCTCGGTTATATCGATCAGCTCAATGAGCTGGATACCGCCGACGTGTCGCCGATGTCGCACTGCGCGGCCGCTGAAGATGACACAGGGCACGCGCTGCGCGACGATGTCGTGCGTCCCAGCCTTGGCCAACAGGCCGCCACCGCCGCCGCGCCCGACGCCGAAGCCGGTTACTTCAAAGTCCCGAAGGTTATTGGGCAATAA
- a CDS encoding ATP-binding protein: MSQPRDNQSPDTPPPRRRKATIIFLSVIGLLLMLSLVAQSGFNLKPFITPDTATETLLLYGLSTLNFLAFVTVLFVLLRNIIKLVRERRAGRLGSKFKTRLVAYSIGLSLLPALLLFFFAFGLLNRSLDRWFGEPARQIVEDAHTIEGEYFKKEEAELASICRAIARSLSLTSRQDFKSPDFQALLRQEMSEYNIALARVVAGSDRMTAEAGDKPIEPDIEETLTAAEQHALTDAAPFTGSDDGESPSVIYVIAGVRVSDLARQPRLLVIARQFPPELTARVANINEQHRQFHLLKDKIKRIKTIYVLQLSVVTLLLIFAASWLALYVARNITVPIQALAEATDRVAHGDFSHKVDVLADDELAALVRSFNQMSAQLAENRERLERAAEDLRRTNLALDDRRVYIETVLESLSTGVISTDAVMGIATINAAALAILGLEDKPAISTPLNRMIGGQQGKELAALCRRARRSDTAHAEIEFKRADGSALHTATTAIMLRSAEGPIAGWVVVIEDLTDLIQAERAAAWSEVARRMAHEIKNPLTPIQLSAQRILRNYTRNERLQTETHFGAVVHEGTAIIVREVAALQRMVEEFSRFARLPESRPAEASLNDVVRDAVSLYDDRLDDVRVSCKLDEALPPLWIDAEQMQRVLVNLIDNAIEALTADSNGNGNGSANLTGEKRIEIETRMLRPADAVRLTVADTGHGIQARDRDKLFLPKFSTRSRGTGLGLAIVSHIIADHKGRIWVEDHQPRGARFIIELPAGRNE; the protein is encoded by the coding sequence TTGTCACAACCGCGCGACAACCAGAGCCCAGACACACCGCCACCTCGACGGCGCAAGGCGACAATTATCTTTCTGTCGGTCATCGGCCTGTTGCTGATGCTGTCGCTGGTCGCGCAGTCGGGCTTCAACCTCAAGCCCTTCATCACGCCCGACACCGCCACCGAAACGCTGTTGCTTTATGGGCTCTCGACGCTCAACTTCCTCGCCTTCGTCACGGTGCTGTTCGTCCTGCTGCGCAACATCATCAAGCTGGTGCGCGAGCGCCGCGCCGGGCGATTGGGCTCGAAGTTCAAGACGCGGCTCGTGGCTTACAGCATCGGGCTGTCGCTGCTGCCGGCGCTGCTGCTCTTCTTCTTCGCCTTTGGCCTGCTCAACCGCAGCCTCGACCGCTGGTTCGGCGAGCCGGCGCGGCAGATCGTCGAAGATGCGCACACCATCGAAGGCGAATACTTCAAGAAAGAAGAAGCCGAGCTGGCCAGTATCTGTCGGGCTATCGCGCGCAGCCTGTCGCTGACCTCACGCCAGGACTTCAAGAGCCCAGACTTTCAGGCGTTGTTGCGCCAGGAGATGAGCGAGTACAACATCGCGCTCGCCCGCGTGGTTGCCGGCAGTGACCGCATGACGGCAGAGGCCGGCGATAAACCAATCGAGCCTGACATCGAAGAAACGCTCACCGCCGCTGAACAACACGCGCTCACGGATGCCGCGCCCTTCACCGGCAGCGATGACGGTGAAAGCCCCTCGGTTATCTATGTCATCGCCGGCGTCCGCGTCAGCGACCTGGCGCGGCAGCCGCGCCTGCTAGTCATCGCCCGCCAGTTCCCGCCTGAGCTGACGGCGCGCGTCGCCAACATCAACGAGCAGCACCGGCAGTTTCATCTCCTCAAAGACAAGATCAAGCGCATCAAGACGATCTATGTCCTGCAACTGAGCGTCGTCACCCTGCTGCTGATCTTTGCCGCAAGCTGGCTGGCGCTCTACGTCGCGCGCAATATCACGGTGCCCATACAGGCGCTCGCCGAAGCCACAGACCGCGTTGCCCACGGTGATTTCTCTCACAAGGTTGACGTGCTGGCCGACGATGAGCTGGCCGCGCTGGTTCGCTCATTCAATCAGATGTCGGCACAGCTCGCCGAGAACCGCGAGCGCCTGGAGCGGGCCGCCGAAGATTTGCGGCGCACCAATCTCGCTCTCGACGACCGCCGCGTTTATATCGAAACCGTCTTGGAATCGCTTTCGACGGGCGTGATTTCGACCGACGCGGTGATGGGGATTGCGACGATCAACGCCGCGGCGCTCGCGATTCTCGGGTTGGAAGATAAGCCGGCCATCTCGACGCCGCTCAACCGCATGATCGGCGGGCAGCAGGGCAAAGAGCTGGCGGCGCTCTGCCGCCGCGCCCGCCGCTCGGACACGGCGCATGCCGAGATCGAGTTCAAGCGCGCCGACGGCAGCGCCCTGCACACGGCGACAACCGCCATCATGCTGCGCAGCGCCGAAGGGCCGATTGCCGGCTGGGTCGTCGTCATCGAAGACCTGACCGATTTAATTCAAGCCGAGCGCGCCGCCGCCTGGAGCGAAGTCGCGCGCCGCATGGCGCACGAGATCAAGAACCCGCTGACGCCCATTCAGCTCTCGGCGCAGCGCATCCTGCGAAACTACACGCGCAACGAGCGGCTGCAAACTGAAACGCATTTCGGCGCCGTCGTCCACGAAGGCACGGCCATCATCGTCCGCGAAGTCGCCGCCTTGCAGCGCATGGTCGAAGAGTTTTCGCGCTTCGCCCGGCTGCCCGAATCGCGTCCCGCCGAAGCCTCATTAAACGATGTGGTGCGCGACGCCGTCAGCCTCTACGACGACCGGCTGGACGATGTCCGCGTGAGCTGTAAGCTGGATGAGGCACTGCCGCCACTGTGGATTGATGCGGAGCAGATGCAGCGTGTGCTGGTGAATCTGATCGATAACGCCATCGAGGCGTTGACGGCTGACAGCAATGGCAACGGCAACGGTTCGGCCAACCTGACAGGGGAAAAGCGAATCGAGATTGAAACCCGGATGCTGCGGCCGGCTGATGCGGTGCGCCTGACCGTCGCCGACACCGGGCATGGCATTCAAGCGCGTGACCGCGACAAGTTATTCCTGCCGAAATTTTCGACGCGCAGCCGGGGCACAGGTCTGGGGCTGGCCATCGTCAGCCACATCATCGCCGACCACAAAGGCCGCATCTGGGTCGAAGACCACCAGCCGCGCGGCGCTCGTTTCATCATCGAGCTGCCCGCGGGGCGCAATGAGTGA
- the panC gene encoding pantoate--beta-alanine ligase: protein MEVINRIPRMMSVARDMRAEGSRVGLVPTMGSLHEGHLSLMARAREMCDIVVASVFVNPAQFGPSEDFERYPRDLARDAELAFAKGVDFIFAPSPEEMYPSGFVTYVTVEGLSERLEGASRPGHFRGVTTVVNKLFNVVQPNFGFFGRKDAQQVIIIKRMVRDLGVDVEIVVGPVVREEDGLALSSRNVYLTTEQRRAAIVLRRALEKARTLYNGGEQEAGRLQAAIRAVVEAEPLARLDYVALTDTRRLDPVEVISGDRPTLISMAVYFGKTRLIDNIVLNGEL, encoded by the coding sequence ATGGAAGTCATCAACCGCATACCTCGAATGATGTCGGTGGCGCGTGACATGCGCGCCGAAGGCAGCCGCGTCGGCCTGGTGCCGACGATGGGGTCGCTGCACGAAGGCCACCTGTCGCTGATGGCGCGCGCCCGCGAGATGTGCGACATCGTCGTCGCCTCGGTCTTCGTCAACCCGGCGCAGTTCGGCCCCTCGGAAGACTTCGAGCGTTACCCGCGCGACCTGGCGCGCGACGCCGAGCTGGCCTTTGCCAAAGGCGTGGACTTTATCTTCGCGCCGTCGCCGGAAGAGATGTATCCGTCGGGCTTTGTCACTTATGTTACGGTCGAAGGGTTGAGCGAAAGGCTCGAAGGCGCGAGCCGCCCCGGCCATTTTCGCGGCGTGACCACGGTGGTGAATAAATTATTCAACGTCGTGCAGCCGAACTTCGGCTTCTTCGGGCGCAAGGACGCACAGCAGGTCATCATCATCAAGCGTATGGTGCGTGACCTGGGCGTAGATGTCGAAATCGTCGTCGGGCCGGTGGTGCGCGAAGAAGATGGGCTGGCCCTGTCGTCGCGCAACGTTTACCTGACGACCGAGCAGCGTCGTGCGGCGATTGTTCTGCGCCGCGCCCTGGAAAAAGCCCGCACGCTCTACAACGGCGGCGAGCAGGAGGCCGGGCGATTGCAGGCCGCCATCCGCGCCGTGGTCGAAGCCGAACCGCTGGCGCGGCTCGATTACGTCGCCCTCACCGATACACGGCGGCTCGACCCGGTCGAAGTCATATCGGGCGACCGGCCGACGCTCATCTCGATGGCGGTTTACTTCGGCAAAACGCGGTTGATTGATAACATCGTGCTGAATGGCGAGCTGTAA
- the panB gene encoding 3-methyl-2-oxobutanoate hydroxymethyltransferase, producing MSHITESNPKKITAPQLRARKGGAPIVALTAYDYPTARLVDEAGFDFILVGDSLAQTVLGYDTTLPVTLDEMLHATRAVRRGVRRALIVGDMPFGTYQDHPASAVQAAIRFIKEGGAEAVKVEGGARRVEVVEAIVNAEVPVMGHIGLTPQSVLRMGGYRVQGKTIEAARQLIEDALALERAGVFAIVLEGIPAEISRLITDRVHVPTIGIGAGLECDGQILVFSDLVGLTFGHTAKFVRQYADLRAVITDALKRYADDVTARRFPADPESYRLPEGVVVEITDEETYSMPPLGPIN from the coding sequence ATGAGTCATATCACCGAAAGCAACCCGAAGAAGATCACCGCTCCGCAGCTTCGTGCCCGCAAAGGCGGCGCGCCGATTGTCGCGTTGACGGCTTACGATTACCCAACGGCGCGGCTGGTTGACGAGGCGGGGTTCGACTTCATCCTTGTCGGCGACAGCCTGGCGCAGACCGTACTCGGCTACGACACGACGCTGCCGGTTACGCTCGACGAGATGTTACACGCGACGCGAGCGGTGCGGCGTGGTGTGCGGCGCGCCCTGATCGTCGGTGATATGCCGTTCGGCACCTATCAAGATCACCCGGCGAGCGCCGTCCAGGCGGCCATTCGTTTCATCAAAGAAGGCGGCGCCGAAGCCGTCAAAGTCGAAGGCGGCGCGCGGCGCGTTGAGGTCGTCGAAGCCATCGTCAATGCCGAGGTGCCGGTCATGGGTCACATCGGGCTGACGCCGCAATCGGTCTTGCGCATGGGCGGCTACCGCGTGCAAGGCAAGACCATCGAAGCGGCGCGCCAGTTGATCGAAGACGCGCTGGCGCTCGAACGGGCCGGTGTCTTCGCCATTGTTCTGGAAGGCATCCCGGCAGAAATCTCGCGGCTGATCACCGACCGTGTGCATGTGCCGACCATCGGCATCGGCGCGGGGCTGGAATGCGACGGCCAGATTCTTGTCTTCAGCGACCTCGTCGGCCTGACCTTTGGCCACACCGCCAAGTTCGTTCGCCAGTACGCCGACCTGCGAGCCGTCATCACCGATGCGCTGAAACGCTATGCCGATGACGTCACGGCGCGGCGCTTCCCGGCTGACCCGGAGAGTTACCGTCTGCCGGAAGGCGTGGTCGTCGAGATCACCGACGAAGAGACCTATTCGATGCCGCCGCTCGGCCCGATCAATTGA